In Orcinus orca chromosome 15, mOrcOrc1.1, whole genome shotgun sequence, the DNA window ttttaagaACCAAAATTAATATCTAATTTCCAGAGGATGAATTAGATATGTGGATACGTTCAGATGACCTTTTGAAATACTGGCCTTATCAGATAATCAAAAACCATAAGAATTATACAAAAtaagaggaataaaatatctCTTAAGGTAAAAATAGGGAGTTAGCAACAAATATGTCAGTTTTAAATTAAAGCTGCTCATTAAACCAGTCTTCAGTCCACTTATCACAATGCTGCGCTTTGATAATATTCACCTTCTTTTTTATGACATCAGAAGTCACCAGAGTTGTAAATTCTGAAAAGCTTCAATAATTTATGTAGCAGACAATTTCTTacagtccaattttttttttgcttccataGATAATGCTGGTTCTTTGGGTTCTTGCTTAACTTGGTTCACAGAAATGGTACCTTCTGGACTTTCTTCAATAAGAGCTGGGTGGCTGTCTATAATCTGTATTGGAATGGTCTGAACATTTCCCAGCAGAATCCGATGAACATTTCCTTCCAGATTCTCTGTATCCTCAACATCTCCAACTTCCACCAGCTGATCCACTGCAACCAGATTTTGATCGGGTCCTGGAAGGTTACCCATGGTAGAGGAAATACTATTGTTTTGGGTTAGGCATGTATCTGTTTGAAGGCAATGAGTTTGGCCAAGCAGCAGAGAATTATTATTCATTACAGCACTTCCTACTGAATCCAGAAGTCTTGAAGGACTGGAGGAGGGGTGATTATTTACTGATATCAGAGCTGGTGATCCATCAGAAGATGTGAATCTTGGTTGCAACTGCAAACCCTGTAGTTGTGTGAATATTTTTGGCTGAAATGAAGAAAGTGAGGAGAGCAAGTGCGCTGGCTCTGGAGACAAAGAACCCCTTGTCTGATTTGTTTCCACTTTGCTGGAAATTGCTTCTCCTTGTGAATTTCCTTCTGCAAGTGTAACTGTCACAGTCTCTCTGAGAATATTCCCACTACCTGTAGTCCATTGAAGCGTTGCTGGAATAATCTCTGAGTTATATACATTATCTCCATTTCTCAAGGATTTCTGTACCTCATGGATGTGATTTTTTATATCATTTACAGTTggaaaaaaggataaattatGTCTTTCAGGTATCTCATCAGGTTTGAACAGTTCCCTTTCCACAAATTTTCTTAGCTGTTTCCTTACTGCATACACTTGTTGTATTCCCTGTGATACTAGTTCTTGAATTTTATGTGCTACTTGAGGATGTAGACGTGAGGGTAATGTACAGTTCTCATCTCTAACTGCAGCTTCCTCTTCTTCAAGAGAAGACATAGGAAAAGGGGAAGGTGATAAAGGGAGGCAGGGAGTCTCTAATTCGTGATACTGATGAGCTTGCTGAGTAGGTAACTGTACATACCACCTAAGAACACCACCAGCATCTACCAAGTTCTTCTTTAGCATGTTAAAGGCTTTTTCCTGCTCCATTCGGATTATTTTCCTGTCAATTTTGGGGTCTGTA includes these proteins:
- the LOC101285508 gene encoding calcium-responsive transcription factor: MEQSVDSLRVNHNDSEDSKTDSQHLSCMDSSEPSFGQDGSPRVLPITTAVDNSLTSQNIPGPLTQTQTLSAEQFHLVDQNGQPIQYELQSLGDSNEQMMIVASPSENGQVLRVIPSTQTGTTQVIVPQGQLVDVNSPQDVSEEKPSDGNLPTVRVDSLADSNSSYILHPHASLTLPKKTVTRILEEPFLAPLQPLSSNTPIWACRLRSCEKIGDSYRGYCVSETELESVLTFHKQQTQSVWGTRQSPSPAKPATRLMWKSQYVPYDGIPFVNAGSRAVVMECQYGPRRKGFQLKKISEQESRSCQLYKATCPARIYIKKVQKFPEYRVPTDPKIDRKIIRMEQEKAFNMLKKNLVDAGGVLRWYVQLPTQQAHQYHELETPCLPLSPSPFPMSSLEEEEAAVRDENCTLPSRLHPQVAHKIQELVSQGIQQVYAVRKQLRKFVERELFKPDEIPERHNLSFFPTVNDIKNHIHEVQKSLRNGDNVYNSEIIPATLQWTTGSGNILRETVTVTLAEGNSQGEAISSKVETNQTRGSLSPEPAHLLSSLSSFQPKIFTQLQGLQLQPRFTSSDGSPALISVNNHPSSSPSRLLDSVGSAVMNNNSLLLGQTHCLQTDTCLTQNNSISSTMGNLPGPDQNLVAVDQLVEVGDVEDTENLEGNVHRILLGNVQTIPIQIIDSHPALIEESPEGTISVNQVKQEPKEPALSMEAKKKLDCKKLSAT